One Dokdonia sp. Dokd-P16 genomic window carries:
- the acs gene encoding acetate--CoA ligase: MSNYHIKDLEEYFQVYRKSVDKPEQFWEEIAEENFVWRKRWDTVLDWDFKKPEVKWFDGAQLNITENCLDRHLYTRGDKTALLFEPNNPADPAEHITYKDLHERVCKFANVLKAKGVTRGDRVCIYVPMIPELAVSMLACARIGAVHSVVFAGFSSTALSTRINDASCKMVITSDGSYRGNKTIDLKSIVDEALENTPSVQSVLVVKRTGGNVVMKDGRDEWVAPLLKEASTDCPAETMEAEDSLFILYTSGSTGQPKGMLHTTAGYMVYSAYTFKNVFQYREDDVYWCSADIGWITGHSYIVYGPLANGATSVLYEGVPSFPDWGRFWEIIDKHQVSQFYTAPTAIRALAKENLSYVEKYDLSSLKVLGTVGEPINEEAWHWYNDNIGKKKCPIVDSWFQTENGGIMISPIPFATPTIPTFATLPLPGIQPCLMDEQGKEIKGNQVEGKLCIKFPWPSIARTIWGDHKRYKDTYFSAFDNMYFTGDGALRDATGYYRITGRVDDVIIVSGHNLGTAPIEDAINEHPAVAESAIVGFPHTIKGNALYGYVTLKETGEGRDHDNLRKEINQLITEKIGPIAKLDKIQFTNGLPKTRSGKIMRRILRKIASGEGDNLGDISTLLNPEVVKSVKDNALL; the protein is encoded by the coding sequence ATGAGTAATTACCACATAAAAGATCTAGAAGAGTATTTTCAAGTCTACCGAAAGTCTGTAGACAAGCCTGAGCAATTCTGGGAAGAAATTGCCGAAGAAAACTTTGTCTGGCGCAAGCGCTGGGATACCGTATTAGATTGGGATTTTAAAAAGCCAGAAGTAAAGTGGTTTGATGGAGCCCAATTAAATATTACAGAAAATTGTCTCGATAGACATCTCTACACTCGTGGTGATAAAACAGCATTGCTCTTTGAGCCTAATAATCCTGCTGATCCTGCCGAACATATTACTTATAAAGACCTGCATGAGCGCGTGTGCAAGTTTGCAAATGTGCTTAAGGCTAAAGGTGTGACACGCGGTGATCGCGTGTGTATTTATGTACCCATGATACCGGAACTTGCGGTATCTATGCTTGCATGTGCTCGTATAGGAGCGGTGCATTCAGTAGTATTTGCCGGTTTTTCTAGTACTGCATTAAGTACTCGTATTAATGATGCAAGCTGTAAGATGGTGATTACAAGTGATGGCTCATATCGAGGTAATAAAACGATTGACCTTAAGAGTATTGTGGATGAGGCATTAGAAAATACTCCATCTGTTCAGAGCGTACTTGTTGTTAAACGCACTGGTGGCAATGTAGTAATGAAAGATGGGCGTGATGAGTGGGTAGCACCACTGTTAAAGGAAGCATCAACAGATTGCCCTGCCGAAACTATGGAAGCAGAGGATTCTCTATTCATTTTATACACCTCTGGCTCTACAGGCCAACCTAAGGGGATGTTGCACACTACCGCTGGCTATATGGTATATAGTGCATATACATTTAAAAATGTATTCCAATATAGAGAAGATGATGTGTATTGGTGTAGTGCAGATATAGGATGGATTACTGGGCATAGTTATATTGTCTACGGGCCACTTGCAAATGGTGCAACCTCGGTACTTTATGAAGGCGTACCTAGTTTTCCAGACTGGGGTCGCTTTTGGGAAATAATAGATAAACATCAAGTAAGCCAGTTTTATACTGCTCCCACGGCGATAAGAGCACTTGCAAAGGAAAACTTGAGTTATGTGGAGAAGTATGATTTATCATCTCTAAAAGTATTAGGAACCGTAGGTGAGCCCATAAATGAAGAGGCTTGGCACTGGTATAATGATAATATAGGGAAGAAAAAATGTCCAATTGTTGATAGCTGGTTTCAAACTGAAAACGGTGGGATTATGATCAGCCCTATCCCCTTTGCAACGCCTACAATTCCCACATTTGCAACTTTGCCATTACCAGGAATACAACCCTGCTTAATGGATGAACAAGGCAAAGAAATAAAAGGAAACCAAGTAGAAGGAAAATTGTGCATTAAATTTCCATGGCCTAGTATAGCTAGAACGATATGGGGAGATCACAAAAGGTATAAAGACACGTATTTTTCGGCATTTGATAATATGTATTTTACTGGAGATGGTGCTTTGAGAGATGCTACGGGTTATTATAGAATCACAGGACGTGTAGATGATGTCATTATCGTTTCTGGTCACAACTTAGGTACAGCACCTATAGAAGATGCTATTAATGAACATCCAGCTGTTGCCGAAAGTGCAATTGTAGGTTTTCCTCATACTATTAAAGGAAATGCTTTGTATGGTTATGTAACGTTAAAGGAGACTGGAGAAGGGCGTGATCACGATAATTTACGCAAGGAGATTAATCAGCTTATTACAGAAAAAATAGGTCCGATTGCTAAGCTTGATAAAATCCAATTTACAAATGGATTACCTAAAACGCGATCTGGTAAAATCATGCGTCGCATACTACGCAAGATTGCGTCCGGAGAAGGGGATAATCTAGGAGATATAAGTACACTTCTTAACCCTGAGGTGGTGAAGAGCGTAAAAGACAACGCGCTATTATAA
- the trxA gene encoding thioredoxin — translation MKSSFFDIIQSETPVLVDFYATWCGPCKTLGPILEQVKDELGDQVKIIKIDVDKNQPLAAQYNVRGVPTMILYKAGKQVWRQSGVLEKSVIVEVVKTA, via the coding sequence ATGAAATCATCCTTTTTTGATATAATCCAATCTGAAACGCCCGTCTTAGTAGACTTTTATGCAACATGGTGCGGGCCTTGTAAAACATTAGGTCCAATACTAGAACAAGTAAAAGATGAGCTAGGTGATCAAGTGAAAATTATAAAAATAGACGTAGATAAAAATCAGCCGCTTGCTGCACAGTATAATGTGCGTGGAGTACCTACTATGATTCTTTATAAAGCAGGTAAGCAGGTGTGGAGACAATCTGGAGTGCTGGAGAAAAGTGTTATTGTTGAGGTGGTAAAAACAGCATAG
- a CDS encoding thiamine phosphate synthase — MIILISSEKTSESEIETLHQLFEAGLSHFHLRKPDASLDEHIAYLNMVDSAYHNRIMTHNFHKELCNQFNIMGVHLEEAMWRAQGDRLEDYVISFTSKGNIVSSSYHEPQDLASQAVRFAYTLLSPVFSAISKSDMQGRGFDVRHINKDIVGMGGINATTTPEALKLGFKGVGALGGIWNADDPVVAFVEMKTAFAKANT, encoded by the coding sequence ATGATCATATTAATTTCTTCGGAGAAAACAAGCGAAAGTGAGATAGAGACGCTTCATCAACTCTTTGAAGCTGGATTATCTCATTTTCATCTTAGAAAACCAGATGCAAGTCTTGATGAGCACATAGCATACTTGAATATGGTTGATAGTGCATATCATAATCGTATAATGACGCACAACTTTCATAAAGAGCTGTGTAATCAATTTAACATTATGGGTGTGCATCTAGAGGAAGCGATGTGGAGAGCACAAGGTGACCGTCTAGAGGACTATGTAATCTCATTTACTAGCAAAGGAAATATTGTGTCTTCCTCTTATCACGAGCCTCAAGATCTTGCTTCGCAAGCAGTGCGTTTTGCATATACATTATTAAGTCCTGTGTTTTCGGCAATTTCTAAAAGTGATATGCAAGGAAGAGGTTTTGATGTGCGTCACATTAATAAGGATATTGTGGGCATGGGAGGAATAAATGCAACCACAACTCCAGAAGCACTAAAACTTGGTTTTAAAGGAGTAGGAGCGCTAGGTGGTATATGGAATGCAGATGATCCTGTAGTAGCCTTTGTGGAGATGAAGACCGCTTTCGCGAAAGCGAATACCTAA
- a CDS encoding carboxypeptidase-like regulatory domain-containing protein, protein MTTLIKFILTLLTITCAATAVAQSYSVTVIDERTKEPIPFATVKLSKNTGTITNEEGIFTLGEHKLSTLRDSVYISSMGYEEVAIFPKKVMDTIISLRVKTNELENVFLTNNPLDAEEIIERVKENIAVNYPNALTEKKIFFRQSESDRIDKMDIEVEKTTIPEFNQVFMDSLVGSVAKKSDYYSESVGTLSGNYDNQKLVIDKAAKLYDKTKKDVGVESFGKRLEEIVEKNVKADSYFKIKSGIIGTTIEVDDSTKMGSSNGGLKIEVDTEQEENDKEQAITESIKSDLSDLFEAMFYKEDTKLDFLTKANRYRFTKRKFTAIGDDIVYVIDFEPKGRKDFKGTLYVNTDDFAVMRLEYENVRKLSSFGMFGISYKKYLYKGKSIYAKDDNGGYSLRFMELENGERIGIDRPLKIIEKNKNVGGRRKQNEVAMEIEIANTSYSKKELVIFSSTSIDQSTYDAVEEIKEMEATYLSNYDPNFWKGYTIMEPNAAIQSFKSESK, encoded by the coding sequence ATGACGACACTTATAAAATTCATTCTCACATTACTTACAATAACCTGCGCTGCTACGGCGGTAGCACAATCTTATAGTGTAACCGTAATTGATGAAAGGACTAAAGAGCCCATTCCTTTTGCAACTGTAAAATTATCTAAAAACACAGGTACAATTACCAACGAAGAAGGCATCTTTACTCTTGGAGAGCATAAGCTATCTACACTTAGGGATTCTGTGTATATCTCATCTATGGGATATGAAGAGGTGGCTATTTTTCCTAAGAAAGTGATGGATACCATTATATCACTGCGTGTAAAAACAAACGAATTAGAAAATGTGTTTCTCACAAATAATCCGCTGGATGCAGAGGAAATTATAGAGCGAGTTAAAGAAAACATAGCTGTCAATTATCCTAATGCGCTCACTGAGAAAAAAATATTCTTCAGACAGTCTGAGTCAGATCGTATTGATAAAATGGATATCGAAGTAGAAAAAACGACTATTCCAGAATTTAACCAAGTCTTTATGGATAGTCTAGTGGGGTCTGTAGCAAAGAAGAGTGATTACTACAGTGAGTCTGTAGGAACACTTTCTGGTAATTATGACAATCAAAAGCTAGTTATTGATAAAGCCGCAAAGCTCTATGACAAAACTAAAAAAGATGTAGGGGTAGAGAGTTTTGGAAAAAGGCTTGAAGAAATTGTTGAGAAAAATGTAAAAGCAGATTCTTATTTTAAAATAAAATCTGGAATTATAGGAACCACCATTGAAGTAGATGACTCAACAAAAATGGGTAGCTCAAATGGCGGACTTAAAATAGAGGTAGATACAGAGCAAGAGGAAAATGACAAGGAGCAAGCCATTACAGAAAGCATAAAATCTGACCTTTCTGATCTGTTTGAGGCTATGTTTTATAAAGAGGATACAAAGCTTGACTTTTTAACCAAAGCAAATCGTTATCGTTTTACTAAAAGAAAATTTACGGCAATAGGTGATGATATTGTTTATGTAATAGACTTTGAACCTAAGGGAAGAAAAGATTTTAAAGGAACCTTATATGTAAATACGGATGACTTTGCAGTAATGCGTCTAGAGTATGAGAATGTGCGCAAGCTGTCAAGTTTTGGGATGTTCGGTATAAGCTATAAGAAGTATTTATATAAGGGAAAAAGCATCTATGCAAAAGATGATAATGGTGGTTATTCCTTGCGATTTATGGAGTTAGAAAACGGAGAGCGCATAGGTATAGATAGACCTTTGAAAATCATTGAAAAAAACAAAAATGTAGGAGGTCGCCGCAAGCAAAATGAAGTAGCGATGGAGATTGAAATAGCAAATACTAGCTATTCAAAAAAGGAGCTAGTCATTTTTAGTTCTACTAGTATTGATCAAAGTACGTACGATGCTGTAGAGGAAATTAAAGAGATGGAGGCAACATACTTATCTAATTATGATCCTAATTTTTGGAAAGGTTATACCATTATGGAGCCTAATGCGGCAATACAAAGCTTTAAGTCTGAGAGTAAATAA
- a CDS encoding DUF4230 domain-containing protein, with translation MELVFIGLAVGAILSYFVFNFISGKSKTPDAQAQSVVLMERIRTVCKFITVEGDFAEIYHYESLKNKWMNLLLGSKKAIVLIDAKAHIGFDLTKIKMEADDKNRTIKLFNFPEPELLSVETDFKYYDKKEGWANPFTSTDLTEINREAKQHIRDKIPQSGLFEEAKTQALETVQLMQKLVETIGWKLDYSSLEIPASNETKKLDS, from the coding sequence ATGGAATTAGTATTTATAGGGCTCGCCGTAGGAGCGATTCTCTCTTATTTTGTATTTAACTTTATCTCTGGAAAATCTAAAACTCCAGATGCTCAAGCACAGTCTGTGGTGCTTATGGAGCGCATAAGAACGGTGTGTAAATTCATCACTGTAGAAGGCGACTTTGCAGAGATATATCATTACGAAAGTTTAAAAAATAAATGGATGAATCTATTACTAGGTTCAAAAAAAGCCATCGTACTCATAGATGCAAAAGCACACATAGGTTTTGATCTTACTAAGATTAAAATGGAGGCAGATGATAAGAATAGAACCATTAAACTTTTCAATTTCCCAGAGCCAGAGTTGCTTTCTGTGGAGACAGATTTTAAGTATTATGATAAAAAAGAAGGCTGGGCAAATCCTTTTACTAGCACAGATCTTACAGAGATAAACAGAGAGGCAAAGCAGCACATACGCGATAAAATCCCACAAAGCGGACTCTTTGAAGAAGCAAAAACACAGGCGCTAGAAACGGTACAGTTAATGCAAAAACTTGTAGAAACTATAGGCTGGAAATTAGACTACTCATCGCTTGAAATACCTGCGAGTAATGAGACTAAGAAACTGGACTCCTAG
- a CDS encoding AAA family ATPase → MIYLITGNTGAGKTTYSLDLKKSVNGILFSIDHWNKTLFLDDKQETDGVDWFLERIARSDQMIQSLVLQLEEADTPAILDLGFAKRDRRERFYAFAKAHQIPYELHFLDIDKEIRKERVQQRNKEQGATYEFDVSAADFEFMETWFEPPVEDELVEATIITK, encoded by the coding sequence GTGATTTATCTTATTACTGGAAATACAGGAGCAGGAAAAACTACGTATTCATTAGATCTTAAGAAAAGCGTTAATGGTATCTTATTTTCCATTGATCATTGGAATAAGACACTATTTCTTGATGATAAACAAGAGACAGACGGAGTTGATTGGTTTTTAGAACGCATAGCGCGTAGCGACCAGATGATTCAATCACTAGTATTACAGCTCGAAGAGGCGGATACTCCCGCAATTTTAGATCTTGGATTTGCAAAGCGAGATAGAAGAGAACGTTTTTACGCTTTCGCGAAAGCGCACCAAATACCTTACGAGCTTCACTTTCTTGATATTGATAAAGAAATAAGAAAAGAAAGAGTACAACAGCGCAATAAAGAGCAAGGAGCCACCTACGAATTTGACGTTTCGGCGGCAGATTTTGAGTTTATGGAAACCTGGTTTGAGCCGCCTGTAGAAGATGAACTCGTAGAAGCAACAATAATTACCAAGTGA
- a CDS encoding MmcQ/YjbR family DNA-binding protein, whose protein sequence is MNIEAFRTYCLDKKGVTEELPFDADTLVFKVMGKMFALCSLKRIPLSANLKCDPDRALILRETHDGAIIPGWHMNKTHWNTCVLEELPPRLLAELIDHSYNLVVSKMTKKQQAELAAL, encoded by the coding sequence GTGAATATAGAAGCGTTTAGAACATATTGCCTTGATAAAAAAGGAGTCACGGAGGAGTTGCCTTTTGATGCAGACACCCTAGTTTTTAAAGTGATGGGTAAAATGTTTGCACTTTGCTCTTTAAAACGAATTCCACTCTCGGCAAATTTAAAATGTGATCCAGATCGAGCTCTCATTTTGAGAGAGACTCACGATGGAGCTATCATTCCTGGATGGCATATGAATAAAACTCACTGGAATACCTGTGTTCTGGAAGAGTTACCACCACGATTATTAGCAGAGCTTATTGACCATTCTTACAATCTTGTCGTATCAAAAATGACAAAAAAACAACAAGCCGAACTTGCGGCTCTATAA
- a CDS encoding MutS-related protein: MTAPTAFYEGQIKTYQKELSEIKSKLNISSTIRLAVFLATGASVYFTLGNTQFLMGCIIVGIIAFLLLVSRHSQLQHKRDLTKALLERNETELKVLSRDFYDLPDGSEFHNPEHVFSQDIDLFGRGSFFQYFNRTALDSGSSKLASMLLSNDIEGISQKQEAVKELGELPEWRQLFSAIASLVTTDLSADSVLLWLKEYTSFVPKQMKLISRIFSVISLLTLAAYFIGFIAGWWVFVVFGIGLLISGRFFGRINMLSAHTGKIQTTFTQYASLLSRIEEQEFASDLLVNKRKMVITSEQSSSSILRAFSKHLDALDQRNNFIIGLISNGFFLRDLSIVHNIERWIATHRDAVEDWFEVISFFDAYNSLGNYTFNHEGHVFPEITETGTTLVTTGAAHPLLDPTTAVRNDITIKNDEFFIITGANMAGKSTFLRTVALQVVMGNVGLPIFATSASYTPIKLITSMRTTDSLTDDESYFFSELKRLKFIVDQIETDRYFIILDEILKGTNSTDKAEGSRKFIDKLVGAGATGIIATHDLSLCEAANDLKEVKNYYFDAQIINDELFFDYTFKEGICQNMNASFLLKKMGIVS, encoded by the coding sequence ATGACAGCACCTACAGCCTTCTATGAAGGACAAATTAAAACATATCAGAAGGAATTATCTGAGATTAAAAGCAAACTCAATATTTCAAGTACCATAAGGCTCGCAGTGTTCTTAGCTACAGGAGCGAGTGTGTACTTCACACTAGGTAACACGCAATTCCTTATGGGGTGTATAATCGTGGGTATTATTGCTTTTTTACTACTTGTGAGTCGGCACAGCCAGTTGCAGCACAAGCGTGATCTTACTAAAGCACTTCTAGAGCGCAATGAGACAGAATTAAAAGTACTAAGTAGGGATTTTTATGACCTGCCAGATGGGAGTGAATTTCATAATCCAGAGCATGTGTTTAGCCAAGATATAGACCTTTTTGGGCGTGGCTCTTTCTTTCAATACTTTAATAGAACTGCCCTTGATAGTGGTTCTTCAAAACTTGCTTCCATGCTTCTTTCAAATGATATTGAGGGAATATCACAAAAGCAAGAAGCTGTAAAAGAGTTAGGTGAGCTGCCAGAGTGGAGACAATTATTTAGTGCAATCGCATCATTAGTTACCACAGATTTATCTGCAGATAGTGTACTGCTTTGGTTAAAAGAGTACACCTCTTTTGTGCCTAAACAAATGAAACTTATCTCGCGTATATTTTCTGTAATCTCATTACTTACACTAGCAGCTTATTTTATAGGTTTTATTGCTGGATGGTGGGTATTTGTAGTATTTGGGATAGGTTTATTGATAAGCGGGAGGTTCTTTGGGAGAATTAATATGCTCTCTGCACATACAGGTAAGATTCAAACCACATTTACACAATATGCGAGCTTATTATCTAGAATAGAGGAGCAAGAATTTGCGAGTGATTTGCTAGTAAATAAGCGCAAGATGGTCATTACATCAGAGCAATCAAGTTCGTCCATTTTGAGAGCTTTTTCAAAACATTTAGACGCACTTGATCAGCGTAATAATTTTATAATTGGACTCATATCTAATGGGTTTTTTCTTAGAGATTTAAGTATTGTACACAACATTGAAAGGTGGATTGCAACACATCGCGATGCGGTTGAAGATTGGTTTGAAGTAATCTCCTTCTTTGATGCTTATAACAGTCTGGGTAATTATACTTTTAACCATGAAGGTCATGTATTTCCTGAGATTACCGAAACTGGAACTACATTAGTTACCACAGGAGCAGCGCATCCTCTTCTTGATCCTACAACTGCTGTGCGTAATGATATCACTATAAAGAATGATGAGTTCTTTATCATCACAGGAGCAAATATGGCTGGTAAAAGTACCTTCTTAAGAACGGTAGCCTTACAGGTTGTGATGGGTAACGTAGGTTTGCCCATATTTGCAACGAGCGCTTCATATACGCCTATAAAGTTAATTACTAGTATGCGCACCACAGATAGTCTTACAGATGATGAGAGTTACTTCTTCAGCGAACTCAAACGTCTTAAGTTTATTGTAGATCAGATAGAAACAGATCGTTACTTTATCATCTTAGATGAAATTTTAAAAGGAACTAACAGTACAGATAAGGCAGAGGGTTCTCGTAAGTTTATAGATAAGCTTGTAGGTGCAGGAGCAACTGGTATTATTGCTACGCACGACCTTAGTTTATGTGAGGCGGCAAATGATCTTAAGGAGGTGAAGAACTACTACTTTGACGCACAAATAATAAATGACGAATTGTTCTTTGATTACACTTTTAAGGAAGGTATTTGTCAGAACATGAATGCTAGTTTCTTATTGAAGAAAATGGGGATTGTGTCATAA
- a CDS encoding metal-dependent hydrolase: MDSLTQIVLGAAVGEAVLGKKIGNRAMLWGAVAGTIPDLDIVWRYLTDTITATEMHRGFSHSVVFSILAAPLLGWIVHQLKKRPDVGWQGWSKLFFWGLFTHPLLDAFTTWGTQIFWPFNWRVAFNSIFVIDPLYTVPFLICVLIAATRKRGTLSRKRINNIGIYISTAYLLLTVVIKYIAHQKVVENLEQQGIAYTQISTRPAPMNTVLWNINVDAGENYLIGDYSLFDSKPITFKAYPKKRSESEALINTSEVQRLITISEGWYILERNQDKWIYNDLRFGLIAINPDNPQFVFRYKLEENDGTITATEDRPDTSNMDTVLGNLWTRIKGN, translated from the coding sequence ATGGATAGTTTAACTCAGATAGTTCTTGGTGCCGCAGTAGGCGAGGCGGTACTTGGCAAAAAGATAGGTAATAGAGCAATGCTCTGGGGAGCCGTAGCGGGTACCATACCAGATCTTGACATTGTATGGAGATATCTCACAGATACTATCACAGCGACAGAGATGCACCGTGGCTTTAGCCATAGTGTTGTATTTTCTATTCTCGCAGCACCCTTACTTGGTTGGATTGTTCATCAACTCAAAAAACGACCAGATGTGGGGTGGCAAGGATGGTCAAAGCTTTTTTTCTGGGGTCTTTTTACACATCCATTGCTAGATGCATTTACTACATGGGGAACACAAATATTTTGGCCATTTAATTGGAGAGTTGCTTTTAATAGCATCTTTGTTATAGATCCGCTATACACCGTTCCTTTTTTAATATGTGTTCTTATTGCAGCTACTAGAAAACGTGGTACGCTTTCGCGAAAGCGTATAAACAACATTGGTATTTATATAAGCACTGCATATTTATTACTAACGGTTGTAATAAAGTATATCGCCCATCAAAAAGTGGTTGAAAATCTTGAGCAGCAGGGCATAGCATATACCCAAATCTCAACGCGCCCAGCCCCAATGAACACGGTGTTGTGGAATATAAATGTAGATGCAGGCGAAAATTATCTTATAGGTGATTACTCTCTATTTGACTCCAAGCCCATCACTTTTAAGGCATATCCTAAAAAGCGCTCAGAAAGTGAAGCGCTTATCAATACGTCAGAAGTACAACGGCTTATAACCATTTCTGAAGGATGGTATATTTTAGAAAGAAATCAAGATAAGTGGATTTATAATGACCTCCGTTTTGGGCTTATTGCCATAAATCCAGATAATCCTCAATTTGTTTTTAGATACAAGCTAGAGGAAAATGACGGTACAATCACAGCCACAGAGGATCGTCCAGACACGTCAAATATGGATACCGTATTAGGTAATCTATGGACAAGGATTAAGGGGAATTAA
- a CDS encoding response regulator, whose protein sequence is MQPLREILLIDDSESDNFVHSRVIKKAKVTAKVTIKYSGEEGLTYLKTLIDEDYPRPDLIFLDINMPGMDGFEFLEHYEELEDVQKAGVVIAMLTTSTSPVDKKKAEKYDLLQHFDNKPLTQENLFKILKEQFPGRFDD, encoded by the coding sequence ATGCAACCACTAAGAGAGATATTACTTATAGATGATTCTGAGTCTGATAACTTTGTACACTCACGTGTAATAAAAAAGGCAAAAGTGACTGCAAAAGTGACTATCAAATATTCTGGCGAGGAAGGGCTTACTTATCTTAAAACTCTGATAGATGAAGATTATCCACGTCCTGATCTTATTTTCTTAGACATTAACATGCCTGGCATGGATGGCTTTGAGTTTTTAGAGCATTATGAAGAATTAGAAGACGTACAAAAAGCAGGAGTGGTGATTGCTATGCTCACTACCTCTACTTCTCCAGTAGATAAAAAGAAGGCCGAAAAGTATGACCTCTTGCAACATTTTGACAACAAACCCCTTACTCAAGAAAATCTCTTTAAAATTTTAAAAGAGCAATTTCCAGGACGTTTTGATGATTAA
- a CDS encoding sensor histidine kinase, whose amino-acid sequence MDTTESKNIVRSLYLSFFSTLAVIVLVTLLYLASQYSQKWIVHTNETTTQIHNVSETLLKAESMLRGYLISKDPEYRIDYKVQIAKLRGEIDQLKIKTLENPSQQENLRKFEALVNERVLGMDNNMENYVLRTPEENRKRTGRVETLRLIDAIDNMRDIMLIEENALLLERKSTYDTIYVLSLIALSIALLLMLFNVYAVRKRLIPLFTKLAENNDALIELVHSRDQEIALKEAQMEMNEDLIHQMEDKNKQLNQFAYIASHDLQEPLRTVDNFIALFEEDYGEKLDGEAGTYFDFIKGATARMKSLITGLLNYSRLGRSGTRSKIDLNKLLDDINKDLGTRIEESGTVITKDTLPTVSGYPVELRQLFVNLITNAIKFTPPERSPKIHISVSDSRLYYTFKVSDNGLGIKKEHLDKIFNMFTRLHSAKEYEGTGIGLAFCQKIVELHKGKISVASTVGEGSTFTFTLKK is encoded by the coding sequence ATGGATACTACCGAATCTAAAAATATAGTCAGGTCACTTTACTTAAGTTTTTTTTCGACGCTTGCTGTAATTGTTTTAGTTACGCTGCTATATCTTGCATCACAGTATTCTCAAAAATGGATTGTTCATACTAATGAAACTACCACTCAAATACATAATGTATCTGAAACATTATTGAAAGCTGAGAGTATGCTACGTGGATACTTAATAAGTAAGGATCCAGAATATCGTATTGATTACAAAGTTCAAATAGCAAAATTGAGGGGTGAGATAGATCAACTCAAAATAAAAACGCTCGAGAACCCTTCTCAACAAGAAAACTTAAGAAAGTTTGAAGCGCTAGTAAATGAGCGCGTACTGGGCATGGATAATAACATGGAGAACTACGTCCTACGTACTCCAGAAGAAAATAGAAAACGTACCGGAAGAGTAGAAACCTTGCGTCTCATAGATGCTATTGATAATATGCGAGACATCATGCTTATTGAGGAGAACGCATTACTACTAGAGCGTAAATCTACCTACGACACTATTTATGTTTTGAGTCTTATTGCATTATCAATAGCCTTATTATTGATGCTTTTTAATGTGTATGCCGTTAGAAAAAGACTTATTCCGCTCTTTACAAAACTTGCAGAAAATAATGATGCTCTCATCGAACTAGTCCACTCTCGAGATCAAGAAATTGCTCTCAAAGAAGCACAAATGGAGATGAATGAAGACCTCATTCACCAGATGGAAGACAAGAACAAACAGCTTAACCAGTTTGCTTACATAGCCTCTCACGATTTGCAAGAACCCCTGCGTACGGTAGATAACTTTATTGCACTTTTTGAAGAAGATTACGGCGAAAAATTAGACGGTGAGGCTGGCACCTATTTTGATTTTATAAAAGGAGCCACTGCTCGCATGAAGAGTCTTATTACAGGTTTACTCAATTACAGCAGACTAGGCCGATCTGGGACTCGTTCAAAAATAGATCTCAATAAACTGTTAGACGACATTAATAAAGATCTAGGCACTCGCATAGAAGAGAGTGGAACAGTTATTACTAAGGACACACTCCCTACGGTATCTGGTTATCCTGTAGAATTACGACAACTTTTTGTAAACTTAATTACAAATGCCATCAAGTTTACTCCACCAGAACGCTCTCCAAAAATTCATATAAGTGTAAGCGACTCGAGACTTTACTACACGTTTAAAGTTTCTGATAATGGATTAGGTATTAAAAAAGAGCACTTAGATAAGATATTTAATATGTTTACACGCCTTCACAGTGCAAAAGAATACGAAGGAACAGGTATAGGTCTTGCCTTCTGTCAAAAAATAGTTGAATTACATAAGGGAAAAATAAGTGTTGCATCTACCGTAGGTGAAGGCAGCACATTCACATTTACTTTAAAAAAATAA